The nucleotide sequence CGCGGGTGCGCTGCGTCACCGAAACCAGCATGATGTTCATAATGCCCACGCCGCCCACCAGCAGCGAGAGCGAAGCCACGCTGGCCAGCAGCAGGGTCATGACCTCGCTGGTGGCCAGTTGCGCCTTGATGATGTCTTCGGGGGAACGGATGTTGAAGTCGTCATCCTCGCCCGGGTTGAGGTGGTGCCGCTCGCGCAGGATGCCGATGATCTGCTGGGTGGCCGTGGCCATGGAATCGCGCGACTCCGCCGAGCAGAAGATGTCGTCCAGCCAGTACGCGCCCGTGATCTTCTTCATCACCGTGGTGTAGGGCATGACGATGAAGTCGTCCTGGTCCTGGCCCATGGCCGACGCTCCCTTGGGCGCCAGCACCCCCGTCACTTTGCAGGGCAGATTGTTGACGCGGATGGTCTCGCCCACCGGGTCCCGGCCGACGAACAGGTTGTCCGCCACCGTCTGCCCCAGCACGCACACCAGGTCGGCGCTGGCCACGTCCGAGGGCCCGAAGAACGAGCCCTCTCCCATCTTCCAGCGCCGGATCTCGAGGAACTCCGGCCCCACCCCGCGGTAATGCGTGGACCAGTTCTGGTTGCCGTAGACGGCGGTCAGGTGGCCATCCACGTTGGGGGTCATGGTCTTGATCAGCGGCACCTGCGCCCGGATGGCGTCGGCGTCCTGCAGCACCAGGGTGCGGATGCCGCGCGAGCCGGCGCGGATGCCGCTGCGGGTGCGGCTGCCCGCCTCGATCCAGATGAAGTTGTCGCCCAGGTCCGACAGTTGTGCCTCGATG is from Terriglobales bacterium and encodes:
- a CDS encoding ABC transporter permease, giving the protein MDAHTILRESFRTLRRNWIRSVLTVLGLAVGVGAFICVVAIGHAGSKRIEAQLSDLGDNFIWIEAGSRTRSGIRAGSRGIRTLVLQDADAIRAQVPLIKTMTPNVDGHLTAVYGNQNWSTHYRGVGPEFLEIRRWKMGEGSFFGPSDVASADLVCVLGQTVADNLFVGRDPVGETIRVNNLPCKVTGVLAPKGASAMGQDQDDFIVMPYTTVMKKITGAYWLDDIFCSAESRDSMATATQQIIGILRERHHLNPGEDDDFNIRSPEDIIKAQLATSEVMTLLLASVASLSLLVGGVGIMNIMLVSVTQRTREIGVRLAVGATAWDVQVQFLSEAIVLSTLGGLLGLGAGVASSALVKALFGFPTQLTGAVLALGSLFSVGVGLLFGYYPARKASQLDPVEGLRYE